In Blautia wexlerae DSM 19850, a single window of DNA contains:
- the pheA gene encoding prephenate dehydratase produces the protein MIDLQECRNEIDKIDSDIIRLFEQRMKVCEDVAEYKIRTGKKVLDPERERQKLEVLRGKAHGEFNQLGAQELFQQIMAISRKRQYQLLTEHGIEDDEKLEMVDALPLKDVRVVFQGVEGAYSYAAMREYFQDDIESFHVKTWRDAMEAVVEGRADYAVLPIENTTAGIVADIYDLLTEYELSIVGEQIIRPEHVLLGLPDAELEDIRQVCSHPQALSQCGKYLESHSDWKKKEMENTAGSAKKIKEDNDKTQAAIASRQAGELYGLKILAENICYNGQNATRFVIVSKKPIYVKDAHKISIFFELHHESGTLYNMLSHIIYNGLNMTKIESRPITGKNWQYRFFVDFEGNLKDSAVKNALRGIEAEADRMRILGNY, from the coding sequence ATGATAGATTTACAGGAATGCAGAAATGAAATAGATAAGATCGACAGCGATATCATACGTCTTTTTGAACAGAGAATGAAGGTGTGTGAGGATGTTGCAGAATATAAGATACGAACAGGAAAGAAGGTTCTGGATCCGGAAAGAGAGAGACAGAAGCTGGAGGTCCTGAGAGGTAAGGCGCATGGAGAATTTAATCAGCTTGGTGCGCAGGAGCTTTTTCAGCAGATCATGGCGATCAGCCGTAAGAGACAGTATCAGCTTCTCACAGAGCATGGAATCGAGGACGATGAGAAACTGGAAATGGTAGATGCACTTCCGCTGAAAGATGTAAGAGTTGTCTTTCAGGGTGTGGAAGGTGCATACAGCTATGCTGCAATGAGGGAATATTTCCAGGACGATATTGAGAGTTTTCATGTAAAAACCTGGCGCGATGCAATGGAAGCAGTTGTGGAGGGAAGAGCAGACTATGCGGTACTTCCCATTGAGAATACAACTGCCGGTATTGTTGCTGATATTTATGATCTTCTTACAGAGTATGAGCTTAGCATTGTAGGAGAACAGATCATCCGTCCGGAGCATGTACTTCTGGGACTGCCGGATGCTGAACTGGAGGATATCAGACAGGTATGTTCTCATCCTCAGGCACTTTCCCAGTGTGGAAAATATCTGGAATCTCATTCGGACTGGAAGAAGAAAGAGATGGAAAATACTGCCGGTTCTGCCAAGAAGATAAAAGAAGACAATGACAAGACGCAGGCAGCTATTGCCAGCAGACAGGCAGGAGAGCTTTACGGACTGAAGATCCTGGCTGAGAATATCTGCTATAACGGACAGAATGCCACACGTTTTGTGATAGTGAGTAAGAAACCAATCTATGTGAAGGATGCACATAAGATCAGTATTTTCTTTGAACTGCATCATGAGAGCGGAACTCTTTACAATATGCTGTCTCACATTATTTATAATGGACTGAATATGACGAAGATAGAATCCCGCCCGATCACAGGGAAGAACTGGCAGTACCGTTTTTTTGTTGATTTCGAGGGAAATTTAAAGGACAGTGCAGTGAAGAATGCCCTGAGAGGAATTGAGGCAGAAGCTGACAGAATGAGAATTTTGGGAAATTATTAA
- a CDS encoding ATP-binding protein: protein MARLNECILYRNFEHGEILDKMAELMNAWEQKAPDLKEKEGLFFECANGLVETAGAYGFSGNLWHCYLTFLLVNNENAFSTACEIRGAVNGSINELALNDFGVFKELYDFDLTVLDEAFGISCCKVLGDYTNTGSNSKMFNSRIRDRICDLSKTLAAAESTEEFMKDMVQFYKDFGVGKLGLHKAFRVGHDENDNVEIQPITRIAHVKLEDLVGYEIPKQKLIENTEAFVRGRKANNCLLFGDAGTGKSSSIKGILNRYYDEGLRIIEVYKHQFQDLNDVIAQIKNRNYKFIIYMDDLSFEEFEIEYKYLKAVIEGGLEKKPDNILIYATSNRRHLVREKSSDKLEIMDDDDLHSSDTVQEKLSLVYRFGVRIYYGAPSKKEFQTIVKALAERNGITMPEDELFLEANKWELSHGGLTGRTAQQFIDHLLGVEKE, encoded by the coding sequence ATGGCTAGATTAAATGAATGCATCTTATACCGTAACTTTGAACATGGAGAAATCCTTGATAAAATGGCAGAACTGATGAATGCCTGGGAACAGAAAGCACCTGATCTGAAAGAAAAGGAAGGGCTGTTCTTTGAGTGTGCCAACGGACTGGTGGAAACTGCCGGCGCTTATGGATTTTCCGGAAATTTATGGCACTGTTATCTGACATTTCTTCTGGTAAATAATGAAAATGCATTCAGTACAGCCTGTGAGATCAGAGGGGCTGTCAACGGAAGTATTAATGAACTGGCACTGAATGATTTCGGTGTGTTTAAAGAACTGTATGATTTTGACCTGACTGTACTGGATGAGGCATTTGGAATTTCCTGCTGTAAGGTTCTCGGTGATTATACCAACACCGGAAGTAACAGCAAGATGTTTAATTCCCGTATCAGAGACCGTATCTGTGATCTGAGCAAAACGCTGGCAGCAGCGGAGTCCACAGAGGAATTCATGAAGGATATGGTACAGTTTTATAAGGATTTTGGTGTGGGTAAGCTGGGATTACATAAGGCTTTTCGTGTAGGCCATGATGAGAATGATAATGTGGAGATCCAGCCGATCACAAGGATCGCTCATGTGAAACTGGAAGACCTGGTCGGATATGAAATCCCGAAGCAGAAACTGATCGAGAATACAGAAGCTTTCGTAAGAGGCAGAAAGGCAAACAACTGTCTGCTTTTTGGTGATGCGGGTACAGGTAAATCCTCAAGTATCAAGGGAATCCTGAACCGTTATTATGATGAGGGACTTCGTATTATCGAGGTGTATAAGCATCAGTTTCAGGATCTGAATGATGTGATCGCCCAGATCAAGAACAGAAACTATAAATTCATTATCTATATGGATGATCTGTCATTCGAGGAATTTGAAATCGAATATAAATATCTGAAGGCAGTGATCGAGGGTGGTCTGGAGAAGAAGCCGGACAATATCCTGATCTATGCAACAAGTAACAGAAGACATCTGGTAAGAGAGAAATCCAGTGACAAGCTGGAGATCATGGATGATGACGATCTGCATTCCTCCGATACAGTGCAGGAGAAGCTTTCACTGGTTTATCGTTTTGGTGTCCGTATTTATTATGGTGCACCGAGCAAAAAAGAATTCCAGACAATTGTGAAAGCTCTCGCAGAGAGAAACGGAATTACCATGCCGGAGGACGAACTGTTTCTGGAAGCAAATAAGTGGGAGCTTTCCCATGGAGGACTTACAGGACGAACTGCACAGCAGTTTATCGACCATCTGCTGGGTGTGGAGAAGGAATAA
- a CDS encoding HD domain-containing protein: MAVMTFAAIDIGSYEVSMKIFEMSKRIGFRELNDVRYSLEIGKGVYSDGKIDSEMLNVLCEVLNDFKRLMQDFGVEEYRACGTSAFRELVNPLLIIEQIYQRTGMKIEILSSAEQHFLGYKSIAAIEKGFKKMIQKGTAILDVGGGSLQVSLFDKDALVTTQGLKMGSLRIRQRLQELEKTTIHYDKLVEEFIRNDLMSFQRLYLKDKDIRNVILMGDFITDMIFQEEMEDRIITREEFMKRYEDTVGKSVDLLAQEMEIDPEYASLVVPTMVVCRNFIDIFNAESLWAPGVSLLDGIAYDFAEKKKFLKSVHNFENDILVTSKNIAKRYSSSKSHIQGTMNLCLNIFDSMKKVHGMGTRERLLLQIAALLHDCGKYISMEKVSECSYQIIMSTDIIGLSSMERQMIACAVRFNNSAFVYYDELYSMGIAIDRESYIKVVKMTAILRLANAMDRSHYQKVKGIKAVLKDRELQMIVDSAQDISLELGLLKDKEAFFEEVFGIRLVLRRKGRA, from the coding sequence ATGGCAGTCATGACATTTGCAGCCATTGATATCGGATCTTATGAAGTCAGCATGAAGATCTTTGAGATGTCAAAAAGAATTGGTTTTCGTGAACTGAATGATGTCAGATACAGTCTGGAAATCGGAAAGGGTGTCTATTCTGACGGAAAGATCGATTCAGAAATGCTGAATGTTTTATGTGAGGTGCTGAACGACTTTAAGAGGCTGATGCAGGACTTTGGGGTGGAAGAGTATCGTGCCTGCGGCACCAGTGCATTCAGAGAACTTGTGAATCCGCTGCTGATCATTGAACAGATCTATCAGCGTACAGGAATGAAAATTGAAATCCTAAGCAGTGCAGAACAGCATTTCCTTGGGTACAAATCAATTGCTGCTATAGAAAAGGGATTCAAAAAGATGATCCAGAAAGGCACCGCGATCCTGGATGTGGGCGGCGGCAGCCTTCAGGTTTCCCTCTTTGACAAGGATGCTCTGGTCACTACCCAGGGACTTAAAATGGGAAGTTTAAGAATCCGCCAGCGTCTGCAGGAACTGGAGAAAACAACCATTCATTATGACAAGCTGGTTGAGGAATTTATCCGAAATGACCTGATGAGCTTTCAGCGTCTGTATCTGAAGGATAAGGATATCAGGAATGTGATCCTGATGGGAGATTTTATTACAGATATGATCTTCCAGGAGGAAATGGAAGACAGGATCATTACAAGGGAAGAATTTATGAAACGCTATGAGGATACAGTTGGAAAATCTGTTGACCTGCTGGCACAGGAGATGGAGATTGATCCGGAATATGCATCCCTTGTTGTGCCGACCATGGTAGTGTGCAGAAATTTTATTGATATTTTCAATGCAGAGTCTCTCTGGGCACCAGGTGTTTCCCTGCTGGATGGAATTGCCTATGATTTTGCAGAGAAGAAAAAATTTCTCAAAAGTGTCCACAATTTTGAGAATGACATTCTGGTTACATCAAAGAACATTGCGAAACGCTATTCCAGCAGTAAGAGCCATATCCAGGGAACTATGAATCTTTGCCTGAATATCTTTGACAGTATGAAGAAGGTTCATGGTATGGGAACAAGAGAGCGTCTGTTACTGCAGATCGCAGCACTGCTTCATGATTGTGGCAAATATATCAGCATGGAAAAGGTTTCCGAGTGTTCCTATCAGATTATTATGTCTACAGATATTATTGGTCTGTCCTCTATGGAGCGCCAGATGATCGCATGTGCGGTCAGATTCAATAATTCTGCGTTTGTTTATTACGATGAACTTTACAGTATGGGAATCGCTATAGACAGAGAGAGCTATATCAAGGTGGTAAAGATGACTGCAATCCTTCGTCTGGCGAATGCCATGGACAGAAGTCATTATCAGAAAGTAAAAGGAATCAAAGCAGTGCTCAAAGACAGAGAACTGCAGATGATCGTGGATTCTGCACAGGACATTTCCCTGGAACTGGGACTGCTGAAAGATAAAGAGGCATTTTTTGAAGAAGTATTTGGCATTCGTCTGGTTCTCAGACGCAAGGGCAGAGCGTAA
- a CDS encoding RNA degradosome polyphosphate kinase, whose amino-acid sequence MDFEKFEKKEYFVNRELSWLKFDERVLSEARDKNLPLFDRLKFLSITASNLDEFFMVRVASLKDQVHAGYHKTDIAGMTAKEQLKEISVRTHELVHVQYNTLNRSLIPALEKAGMHLVAAHENLTEAQSVFVDRYFEDNVYPVLTPMAMDSSRPFPLIRNKTLNIGALISKKEKSDKLSKKDKTGELLFATVQVPSVLPRVVQIPSKKDGDTTVILLEEIIERNIDKLFLSYDVICAHPYRIMRNADLTIDEDEAEDLLVEIQRQLKKRQWGEVIRLEVEDKMDERLLKILKTEFDIKEADVFEINGPLDLTMLMKVYGADGFDAYKTPRYQPAPVPEFQNEKDIFQVIREGDVFLHHPYMSFDPVVNFVRQAAKDPDVLAIKQTLYRVSGNSPIIAALAQAAENGKQVSVLVELKARFDEENNIVWAKKLEKAGCHVIYGLVGLKTHSKITLVVRREETGIRRYVHLATGNYNDSTAKLYTDCGIFTCDERFGEDATAVFNMLSGYSEPKSWNKLIVAPIWMKDRFLSLIEREAENAKKGLPALIRAKMNSLCDPKIIAGLYYASSCGVQVELLVRGICCLKVGVPGISENIHVRSIVGEFLEHSRIFYFENGGNPEIYMGSADWMPRNLDRRVEIVFPVEDEKIKKELEHVLDLEFKDNVKAHILQPDGTYVKPDKRGKAQINSQMEFCMEATEKAALHKHEEKKSRVFIPAEPAEDIEE is encoded by the coding sequence ATGGACTTTGAAAAATTTGAAAAGAAAGAATATTTCGTGAATCGCGAGCTGAGCTGGCTCAAATTTGATGAGCGTGTTCTGAGTGAAGCAAGAGATAAAAATCTTCCTTTGTTTGACAGACTGAAGTTCTTAAGCATTACCGCATCCAATCTGGATGAATTCTTTATGGTGCGTGTGGCGTCTCTTAAGGATCAGGTACATGCAGGATATCATAAAACAGACATTGCAGGAATGACAGCCAAGGAGCAGTTAAAAGAAATCAGTGTCCGTACCCATGAACTGGTTCATGTACAGTATAATACACTGAACCGTTCTCTGATCCCTGCGCTTGAGAAAGCCGGAATGCACCTGGTGGCAGCCCATGAGAATCTTACAGAAGCACAGAGTGTATTTGTAGACAGATACTTTGAGGATAATGTATATCCGGTACTTACACCGATGGCGATGGATTCTTCCAGACCGTTTCCGTTGATCAGAAACAAGACATTAAATATCGGTGCTCTGATCTCCAAGAAGGAGAAGAGTGATAAACTCAGCAAAAAGGATAAAACAGGAGAACTTCTGTTTGCTACAGTGCAGGTTCCGTCTGTGCTTCCAAGGGTGGTGCAGATTCCGTCAAAGAAGGATGGAGATACCACAGTGATCCTGCTGGAAGAGATTATTGAAAGAAATATTGACAAACTTTTCCTGAGTTATGATGTGATATGTGCCCATCCTTACCGTATTATGCGTAATGCGGATCTTACCATCGATGAAGATGAGGCAGAGGATCTGCTGGTGGAGATCCAGCGCCAGTTAAAGAAACGTCAGTGGGGTGAGGTTATCCGTCTGGAAGTAGAGGATAAGATGGATGAACGCCTGCTGAAGATTCTGAAAACGGAATTTGACATCAAAGAGGCAGATGTTTTTGAGATAAACGGACCTCTGGATCTTACCATGCTTATGAAAGTATATGGTGCGGATGGCTTTGATGCTTACAAGACACCGAGATATCAGCCGGCACCTGTACCGGAATTTCAGAATGAGAAGGATATTTTCCAGGTGATACGTGAGGGCGATGTATTCCTGCATCATCCTTATATGAGCTTCGATCCTGTTGTAAATTTCGTACGTCAGGCAGCAAAAGATCCGGATGTTCTGGCTATTAAACAGACTCTGTATCGCGTCAGCGGCAATTCACCGATTATTGCTGCCCTTGCGCAGGCAGCAGAAAACGGCAAACAGGTTTCCGTACTGGTAGAGCTGAAAGCACGTTTTGATGAAGAAAATAATATTGTATGGGCGAAGAAGCTGGAGAAGGCAGGATGTCATGTAATTTATGGTCTGGTAGGTCTTAAGACACACAGCAAGATCACACTGGTTGTGCGCAGGGAAGAGACAGGAATCCGCCGATATGTGCATTTGGCAACCGGAAACTACAATGATTCCACTGCAAAACTCTATACAGACTGCGGTATCTTTACCTGCGATGAACGTTTCGGTGAAGATGCAACAGCAGTATTTAATATGCTCTCCGGATATTCAGAACCGAAAAGCTGGAATAAGCTGATCGTAGCACCAATCTGGATGAAGGACAGGTTCTTAAGCCTGATTGAACGTGAGGCAGAGAATGCGAAGAAAGGACTCCCGGCGTTGATCCGCGCAAAGATGAATTCCCTCTGTGATCCGAAGATTATTGCAGGATTGTATTATGCATCTTCCTGTGGAGTTCAGGTGGAACTTCTGGTAAGGGGTATCTGCTGTCTGAAAGTAGGAGTGCCGGGAATCAGTGAGAATATTCATGTCCGTTCTATTGTAGGGGAATTTCTGGAGCATAGCCGTATTTTCTATTTTGAAAATGGTGGAAACCCGGAAATTTATATGGGAAGTGCGGACTGGATGCCGCGTAACCTTGACCGCAGGGTAGAGATTGTTTTCCCTGTGGAAGATGAGAAGATTAAGAAAGAGCTGGAGCATGTACTTGATCTGGAGTTTAAGGATAATGTAAAAGCTCATATCCTGCAGCCGGATGGAACTTATGTGAAGCCGGATAAACGAGGCAAAGCCCAGATTAATTCTCAGATGGAATTTTGTATGGAGGCAACTGAGAAAGCAGCACTTCATAAACACGAAGAAAAGAAATCCCGCGTATTCATTCCGGCAGAGCCTGCGGAGGATATAGAGGAATAA